In the Aquimarina spinulae genome, AATCATAGGTTTTAAAGTTTTTTAATAATGCTTCAGAGATATACCCTCCTCTATTATTTACTTTAAGGCTCAAAACTTCATTCTCAATCTTGGTAAATTCATCTTTGGCCGAAGGTAAACTAGCAGAATACGAAAATGCCCCTAATTGTGATTTTGCATTAGATAATGCAACAGAATCTGATGGACTTGCTATGATAGCTTCACTTTCTTTTACAAAATCTGTAGTTTTTTCCTTGTCTGTTTTTGTCTCTGACTCTAACTGTTCTTTTTTAGCTTTTTCTGCCTCAATTTCTTCTGGAGTTGGTTGATTTAGATAGAACATCCAAACGATGATTCCAAAAATAAGTGCAAATCCAATTATCGAATTAAGATCAAATTTCTTTTCTTCCATGTATTGATGTATAAAAAGCCTTTATCTGATTACTCAGAAAGGCTTTTAGAATTATATATTGTTATTTTGTTGTCAATTATCTGGCCAATTGCTATCCTTGTGACACTTTGGCATTCTTATTCTTTTTTGAATATTCTACAGCTGCTCTTATAAAAGCAATAAACAAAGGATGTGGGTTTGCAACTGTACTCTTATACTCTGGATGGTATTGAACCCCAACAAACCAAGGATGATCTGGAATTTCTACAATTTCTACCAATCCTGTTTTTGGATTAACCCCTGTAGTCCTAAGTCCTGCTTTTTCTAATTGTTCTTTATAATTGTTATTATATTCATATCTATGGCGATGACGTTCGGCTATCATAGATTTTCCGTATGCTTCAAACACTTTACTGTTTTCTTTCAATTCACAATCCCAGGAACCTAATCGCATAGTCCCTCCCATATCTATAATATCTTTTTGCTCTTCCATAATATCAATTACTGGGTGTGGTGTATTTTCATCTACTTCTTTAGAAGAAGCTTCTTTAATTCCCATAACATTACGAGAATACTCAATAACTGCCATTTGCATTCCTAAACAAATTCCAAAAAACGGGAGTTTATTTTCTCTTGCAAATTGCACTGCTTTTATTTTTCCTTCTGTCCCACGTTCACCAAATCCCGGTGCAACCAAAATCCCGTCTAAGTGAGCTATTTCATTTTTTATTGTATCGTTAGTAATATATTCTGAATGTATACTTACCACATTTACTTTCACTTCATTCTCTGCGCCTGCATGAATAAAAGATTCTAAAATCGATTTATAAGAATCTTGTAATTCTACATATTTACCTATAAGTCCAATAGTGACCTGGCATTTTGGATTTTTATGTCTTTGTAAAAAATCATTCCATTTCTCCAAATTAGGTTTATCGTCATCTTGAAGAAGTAATTGTTTAAGAACAACTTTATCCAAGCCTTCTTCTAACATCAAATTAGGTACATCATAAATTGTAGATGCATCGATAGATTCTATTACTGCTTCTTGTCTAACATTACAGAAAAGTGCTAATTTTCTTCTTAAATCATCAGAAAGTTCATGCTCTGTTCTACATACTAGAATATCTGCTTTTATCCCGCTTTCCATCAATGTTTTTACACTATGCTGGGTAGGTTTTGTTTTCAACTCTCCTGCTGCCGATAGGTAAGGGATTAAGGTTAAATGAATAACCAAAGCATTAGCATCTCCTAGTTCCCATTTTAACTGCCGTACAGCTTCTATATACGGTAAAGATTCTATATCTCCAACTGTTCCTCCTATTTCGGTAATTACAATATCGTAATTACCGCTTTTTCCCAGAATCTGTATTCTTTCCTTTATTTCGTTTGTGATATGTGGAACAACCTGAACTGTTTTTCCTAAAAATTCTCCTCTTCTTTCTTTTTGAATAACACTTTGATATATTCTTCCTGTAGTTACATTATTGGCTTGAGAGGTTGGTGTATTCAGAAAACGCTCATAATGTCCCAGATCAAGATCAGTCTCTGCTCCATCATCGGTTACATAGCATTCACCATGTTCATATGGATTCAAGGTTCCCGGATCAACATTTATATATGGATCCAGTTTCTGAATTGTAACCCTGTATCCTCTTGCTTGTAATAATTTCGCCAGAGAAGCTGCTATAATCCCTTTTCCTAAAGAAGAAGACACGCCTCCGGTTACAAAAACATATTTGGTATTAGCCATGTAAACTAAATATTTAGTAAGATTGTATTAAAATTTTGCGCAAAAATACAAAGAAGTCATCAAATCATACATCGAAAATCAATCAATATTATGTAACTTATCCATATTCCTTCAACAACTTAAAAATTTGAAAATGAATTCACAACACATATAAAAAAATAAAATCCTGCCTCACGACAGGATTTTATTATAAAAAATTATGTTCTTATTCTTCTTCTTCAGTAACTTTCTCTTCTTCTGCTTCATCAAAATCTGTTAATCCTTTAGATTGTAAAATATTATACCATTGAATTACTTTTTTCATATCGCTAGCATACACTCTATCCTCATCATAATCTGGTAGCACTTCGCTAAAATAAGCTTCTAATTTGTCTTTAGATTCTTTGTGACTTATAGCTTTTTCGCCATTTTCTTTTTCAAAAATCTTTTTAAAGATTTCTCGTAAAGGAACTTCTTCTGTAAATGTATAAATTGCAATTTCGCTAAGCACACTTACATTGTGTCTTATACTTACCGATAATCTTTTTCCATCTAATAAAGATTCTGCTAAAAACCCACTTCGAGTTTGAGTTTTTAACTCATATAAACCAGGTTTACCCGAAATTGCTAATATTTTATCTAAGCTCATATATTTTTATCTATTTATGATATATTTCTTTTTAAAGATCAGATCTGTATTAATGCAGATCGATAAGGAATTTACTCGCCAATTATTTCAATCACTACTAAAATTCTTAAAGCTTGCTCATCTCCCTCACAAAGTTGGCAAATATCAGTAGTTCGTTTTAAAAAATCAAACATTTAACCAACATAAATATCAAAAGTAGCCTGTGATTATCTACCTTTTTTTAGTAAAGGAAATCGCATTCTGTATTCTGAATTAATTTTCCCTTTAGAAATATTTGCTAGTTTTCCTTTTATTAAACGTTTTTTAAGGCTCGATAGTTTGTCTGTGAACAAAACACCTTCGATATGATCATATTCATGCTGAATCACTCTTGCCGCCAGCCCACCATAAGTCTCGGTATGCTCTACAAAATTCTCATCAAAATAGTGAATTTTTATAGTTTCATTACGAAATACATCCTCTCGTATTTCAGGAATACTTAAACACCCTTCGGCAAAAGCCCACTCTTCACCTGTTTCTTCTAAAATAGTAGCATTAATAAATACTTTTTTAAAGTTCTTTAACCGATCTGCTTCTTCTTTAGATAATTCTTCATCTTCAGAAAAGGGTTCTGCATCAACAATAAATAATCGAATAGGAAGTCCAATCTGTGGAGCTGCTAATCCTACCCCATGTGCATTATACATGGTCTCAAACATATTATCCAGCAATTCTGACAATTTGGAATAATCTTTGGTTATCTCTTTTCCTTTTTTCTTCAATACCGGATCTCCGTATGCTACAATGGGAAGTATCATATTTTATTTCTTATTTCTAATTATTTATCGATTATACAAATAATCTTGCAGTATAATCGTCGCACTAATCTGATCTACTAATGCTTTATCTCTTCTTTTCTTTTTTGAAATACCACTAGCAATCATTGTATCAAAAGCAATTTTAGAGGTAAAGCGCTCATCAATTCTTTTTACAGGAATATCTGGAAGTAATTTATTCAATTTTTCTAAAAAAGGTAAAATTAACTGTTCGCTTTCTGAAGCTTCTCCATGCAACCTTTTAGGTTCTCCTACTATAAAAAGCTCGACCTCTTCTTTAGACACATAATCTTTTAACCATAATAATAAATCACCAGTATCTACAGTAGTCAACCCAGAAGCAATAATCTGCAACTCATCTGTAACTGCAATCCCGCAACGTTTTCCTCCATAATCAATCGCTAAAATCCGTGGCATTCCTTTTTTTTTGCAAAAATATAATATTATTACAAAACGACACTTATTTATTAATGGTTTCCTAAAATATCTATAATCGATACTTTTTTCGAAGGAAGCTATTATCTTTACCAAAATTTTTTATTCGATGAACCAACTAAAGGAAACCATAGAAAAAGCCTGGGAAAACAGAGAGCTTTTAAAAGAATCAAATACGCAAAGTGCAATACGTGAAGTAATTAACTTATTGGACTCTGGAAAACTTAGAGTTGCAGAACCTGTAGAAGGTGGCTGGCAAGTAAATGAATGGGTGAAAAAAGGAGTAGTATTATATTTCCCTATTCAAAAAATGGAAACTCTAGAAGCCGGGATTTTTGAATATCACGACAAAATTCCATTAAAAAAAGGATATGAAGCCAAAGGAATTCGTGTAGTTCCTAATGCTGTTGCCCGTCACGGTGCTTACATCTCTCCTGGCACTATCTTAATGCCTAGTTATGTAAACATAGGAGCCTATGTAGGTCAAGGAACTATGGTAGATACATGGGCAACTGTGGGTAGCTGTGCTCAAATAGGAAAAAATGTTCATCTTAGTGGTGGTGTTGGCATTGGTGGTGTTTTAGAGCCATTACAGGCTGCTCCTGTAATTATAGAAGATAATGCATTTATAGGATCCAGATGTATTGTAGTCGAAGGAGTTCGAGTAGAAAAAGAAGCTGTGTTAGGTGCTAATGTAGTATTAACAGCATCTACCAAGATTATTGATGTTACAGGTAATACTCCTGTAGAAAGAAAAGGGGTTGTTCCTGCAGGGTCTGTTGTAATCCCAGGAAGTTATACTAAGAAATTTGCTGCTGGAGAATTTAATGTACCTTGCGCTTTAATTATTGGAAAACGTAAGGAAAGTACAGACAAGAAAACTTCACTTAATGATGCTCTTCGTGAATATGATGTAGCCGTATAGTGTAAAGTATGAAGAAAGAAACTTGAGCTTGTCTTCTCTTTTTTAGGACAAGCTCAATTATTTTGATCAATAGCATATGAAGATTTTGGTTATTCAACAAAAGATGATTGGTGATGTGCTCACAAGTACTATTATTTGTGAAGCATTACGAAAAGAGCACCCTAATGCTACTATTGATTTTTTGGTGAACTCTAATACTAAATCTGTCATAACAGAAAATCCATTTTTTGATCATATTATAGAGTTTAAAAATGAATATCAAAATGACAAAAGGGCCTTTTATGCTTTTCTAAAAGAAATACGAAAGTCTAAATATGATCATGTAATCGATGTATATGGGAAATTAGAAAGCAACCTCATCACTCTATTTTCTGGTGCTTCAAAAAGAGTATCTTTCTATAAATGGTATACTCAGTTTTTTTACACAAAAACCATTAAAAGAAATCTTGTTCCTATTACAAATGCTAGTATAGCAATAGAAAATAGATTACGTTTGGTTTTTCCTGAAAACAGAATCACTTCTGAGATTACAAGACCGAAAATATTTTTAACTAAAGAAGAAAAAGAAAAAGCTCGTGAGTTTTTAGAATCCAACGGGATTGTTACCAAGACGCCGTTAATAATGATTAGTGTTTTGGGAAGTGAAATGAGAAAAACACTTCCTTTCGAGTATATGGCAGAAGCTATAGATGCAATTGTTAAGAATACCGATGCAAATATTCTTTTTAATTACATCCCGAATCAGGAAAAAGATGCCCGTACAATCTACAACCTTACCATGCCTAAAACGCAGAGGCATATTCATTTTGATGTATTTGCCAAAAGTTTACGAGGATTCCTGGCTATTCTCTCTCATTGCGATGCATTAATAGGCAACGAAGGAGGCGCTGTAAATATGGCCAAAGCACTTGATATACCTACTTTTACTATTTTTTCTCCCTGGATTCATAAAAAAGATTGGAATATGTTTGAGGATGGAGAAAGGCAAACATCGGTTCACTTATCTGATTATATGCCTGAATTATTTTTAAACAAAAGCAATAAAGAACTTAAAAAGAATTCTTTAGAACTTTACCCTAATTTTAAAACAGAATTATTCATTAATCAATTGCATAATTTTTTAAGTAAAAACTTGTAATTTGCATTTTTAAAACCAAATCATCATAGAAAAAGAGATTTTACATAGAGAAAAAGTTACCGCTATAGTCCCCTGCTATAACGAAGAACATAATATCAAAGATGTATTAGAATCAGTTTCATTTGCTGATGAAATTATGGTTGTTGATTCTTTTAGCACAGATAAAACGGTCGAAATCGCAAGAGAATATACAGATTTCATTATTCAAAGAAAATTCGATTATCCTTCGTTTCAAAAAAATTGGGCTATTCCTCAAGCTACGCACCAGTGGATATTATTAGTTGATGCTGACGAAA is a window encoding:
- a CDS encoding CTP synthase encodes the protein MANTKYVFVTGGVSSSLGKGIIAASLAKLLQARGYRVTIQKLDPYINVDPGTLNPYEHGECYVTDDGAETDLDLGHYERFLNTPTSQANNVTTGRIYQSVIQKERRGEFLGKTVQVVPHITNEIKERIQILGKSGNYDIVITEIGGTVGDIESLPYIEAVRQLKWELGDANALVIHLTLIPYLSAAGELKTKPTQHSVKTLMESGIKADILVCRTEHELSDDLRRKLALFCNVRQEAVIESIDASTIYDVPNLMLEEGLDKVVLKQLLLQDDDKPNLEKWNDFLQRHKNPKCQVTIGLIGKYVELQDSYKSILESFIHAGAENEVKVNVVSIHSEYITNDTIKNEIAHLDGILVAPGFGERGTEGKIKAVQFARENKLPFFGICLGMQMAVIEYSRNVMGIKEASSKEVDENTPHPVIDIMEEQKDIIDMGGTMRLGSWDCELKENSKVFEAYGKSMIAERHRHRYEYNNNYKEQLEKAGLRTTGVNPKTGLVEIVEIPDHPWFVGVQYHPEYKSTVANPHPLFIAFIRAAVEYSKKNKNAKVSQG
- a CDS encoding DUF5606 domain-containing protein, with the translated sequence MSLDKILAISGKPGLYELKTQTRSGFLAESLLDGKRLSVSIRHNVSVLSEIAIYTFTEEVPLREIFKKIFEKENGEKAISHKESKDKLEAYFSEVLPDYDEDRVYASDMKKVIQWYNILQSKGLTDFDEAEEEKVTEEEE
- the def gene encoding peptide deformylase — protein: MILPIVAYGDPVLKKKGKEITKDYSKLSELLDNMFETMYNAHGVGLAAPQIGLPIRLFIVDAEPFSEDEELSKEEADRLKNFKKVFINATILEETGEEWAFAEGCLSIPEIREDVFRNETIKIHYFDENFVEHTETYGGLAARVIQHEYDHIEGVLFTDKLSSLKKRLIKGKLANISKGKINSEYRMRFPLLKKGR
- the ruvX gene encoding Holliday junction resolvase RuvX, with protein sequence MPRILAIDYGGKRCGIAVTDELQIIASGLTTVDTGDLLLWLKDYVSKEEVELFIVGEPKRLHGEASESEQLILPFLEKLNKLLPDIPVKRIDERFTSKIAFDTMIASGISKKKRRDKALVDQISATIILQDYLYNR
- a CDS encoding 2,3,4,5-tetrahydropyridine-2,6-dicarboxylate N-succinyltransferase, which produces MNQLKETIEKAWENRELLKESNTQSAIREVINLLDSGKLRVAEPVEGGWQVNEWVKKGVVLYFPIQKMETLEAGIFEYHDKIPLKKGYEAKGIRVVPNAVARHGAYISPGTILMPSYVNIGAYVGQGTMVDTWATVGSCAQIGKNVHLSGGVGIGGVLEPLQAAPVIIEDNAFIGSRCIVVEGVRVEKEAVLGANVVLTASTKIIDVTGNTPVERKGVVPAGSVVIPGSYTKKFAAGEFNVPCALIIGKRKESTDKKTSLNDALREYDVAV
- a CDS encoding glycosyltransferase family 9 protein, whose product is MKILVIQQKMIGDVLTSTIICEALRKEHPNATIDFLVNSNTKSVITENPFFDHIIEFKNEYQNDKRAFYAFLKEIRKSKYDHVIDVYGKLESNLITLFSGASKRVSFYKWYTQFFYTKTIKRNLVPITNASIAIENRLRLVFPENRITSEITRPKIFLTKEEKEKAREFLESNGIVTKTPLIMISVLGSEMRKTLPFEYMAEAIDAIVKNTDANILFNYIPNQEKDARTIYNLTMPKTQRHIHFDVFAKSLRGFLAILSHCDALIGNEGGAVNMAKALDIPTFTIFSPWIHKKDWNMFEDGERQTSVHLSDYMPELFLNKSNKELKKNSLELYPNFKTELFINQLHNFLSKNL